From Micromonospora carbonacea:
TGCACCGTGCAGGTGCGGCTGGTCAGGGACAGCGGCAGGCGTAGCTGCCCGCCGGCCTGCCGGACGACGAGCCAGATCCCCACCACGGCGATCACGGCGACGACGACACCGGTCGCGACGACTGCCCGACTTCGCACCCGCACCCCCTGTTCGACGGCGTTCGCCAAGAGTACGTCCCCGCCGCCGCCGTCCGACCCGTCCGACCGGTTCGCTCCGTTCCGTGGCGGGTCGGCCGCGATGCGTGTCCGCCTTCCCGGTGCCCCGGCCCGGAAACCGCAGCCGGCCCAGGAGCCGATCTGCCGGCCCGGGAGCGGAGCCGGCCGGCCCGGGGCCGGTCAGTCCGTCGGCACCCAGCTCGCGTCGCGCTTCTCGCGGAACGCGAGCACCCCCTCGCGCCCCTCGTCGGAGAGGAAGAACCCGGTCGACAGGGCGGCCAGCTCGGAGACCCCGGCCCGCAGGTCGGCCGCCGGGGGGCGGCGCAGCAGCGCCTTCGCCCCGGCCAGCGCGTTCGGCGCGCCCCGCACCAGCGAGGCGCAGGCCCGCGCCACCGCCGCGTCCAGCGCGTCCGCCGGCACCGCCGAGGTGACCAGCCCGATCTCGGCGGCCCGCCGCCCGTCGAAGGTGTCGCCGGTGAGGTACAGCTCGGCGGCGGCCCGGGGCGTCAGCCGGGGCAGCACGGTCGCCGAGATCACCGCCGGGATCACCCCGATCCGCACCTCGGTGAACGCGAACGTCGCCTCCTGCGCGCAGATCGCCAGGTCGGCCGCCGCGATCAGGCCCAGCCCGCCGGCCCGCGCCGGCCCGGCCACCCGGGCCACCACCGGCTTCGGGCACTCCCAGACCGCCGCGAGCACGTCGCCGAGCATCCCGGCCGGGACCGTGCCGCTGGCGTACGCGGCGGCGGTCTCCTTCAGGTCCGCGCCGGAGCAGAAGACGGGGCCGGCGTGGTCGAGCACCACCACCCGGACCGTGTCGTCGGCCA
This genomic window contains:
- a CDS encoding enoyl-CoA hydratase-related protein; the encoded protein is MTSTAALVRVATARGVTTLTLDSPHNRNALSTPLMTELLAGLAAAVADDTVRVVVLDHAGPVFCSGADLKETAAAYASGTVPAGMLGDVLAAVWECPKPVVARVAGPARAGGLGLIAAADLAICAQEATFAFTEVRIGVIPAVISATVLPRLTPRAAAELYLTGDTFDGRRAAEIGLVTSAVPADALDAAVARACASLVRGAPNALAGAKALLRRPPAADLRAGVSELAALSTGFFLSDEGREGVLAFREKRDASWVPTD